Within Acidaminococcus timonensis, the genomic segment GAATACGTGCTGGGCGCCTCCGTAATCCTTTTTGGCCACCTTTTCCGCGGTGACAATGGAAATGGCCACCGGGATGCCGGCAGAGGACACGGTGATGGCCATCAGGTAGATGGGGAACCCCATCTGGTACAGGCCGATGCCTTCGCCCCCCATGACCCGGGACAGGATCACCCAGTTCAGGGCGCCGATCACCTTGACCACAATGCTGGAAATGGTCAGGATCATGGTCCCTTTCAGGAATTTCTTGGTTTTGCTGTTTGCGGAAGTCTGTTCTTGCTGCGCCATGCCATCCATCCTTTATCTTGTATCTGAAACCGGAATCCCCACCTGGGCTGCTCCGGCCCTTGTCATTGACTATAATCGTATTATTTTATCATATTTTTCCTGCTTTAGGCCACTTTCCTTCTATCCTTCCGGAAATAAAAGGACTCCCGGGCAAACAATAAGAATTCTTTTTTGGGAATAAATTTATTTTTTCTCCCGCTTTCTTTGTTTTTTTGCGGGTATTGTAGCCTATCTGCTTCTTTCGGTTGCCCCTGCAACTGGATTTTTACTTCAATTGTGCTATAATGATATACACTTTAGAATGAGGTGCATTATGAGTACGTATCGTGTAGGTTTAGACATCGGATCCACCACCTGTAAGATCGTGGTGCTGGACAACCATTCCCATATGGTATTCTCCCGGTACAAACGGCACCAGGCCAATGTGGCCGGCGTCCTGAGGGAAGAACTGAAGAATCTCCGTTCCCAGATCGGCGGCGCCAGCCTGAAACTGAAGATCACCGGATCGGTGGGCATGGGCGTTGCAGAGAAATTCGACCTGCCTTTTGTGCAGGAAGTGATCGCGGCCACCAAGTTCGTGAAAACCAAATATCCGGAAGCTGCAACCCTGATCGACATCGGCGGCGAAGACGCCAAGATTGTCTACATTAAAAAGGATGGCAGCTGCGACCTGCGCATGAACGGCAACTGCGCCGGCGGTACCGGGGCTTTCCTGGATCAGATGGCCGTCCTGCTGGGGATTCCCATCGAACAACTGAACGGGCTGGCAGAAAAAGCCAAACACGTCCATTACATTGCCTCCCGCTGCGGTGTATTCGCCAAGACGGACATCCAGAACCTGCTGGCCAAGAACGTGAGCCGGGAAGACATCGCCATCTCCATTTTCCATGCGGTGGCAGTCCAGGTGATCGCCACGTTGAGCCATGGCTGTACCATCGAACCCAAGGTCCTGCTGTGCGGCGGCCCGCTGACCTTCATGCCGGCCCTGCGCAAGGCCCTGATGGATTGCCTGCAGATTCCCTATGTGAACTTCATCGTTCCGGAGAACGCCAACCTGATTCCGGCCTACGGCACGGCCCTCAGCGCGTCCGATGCCCCCTCCATCAGCTTCGATCAGCTCATTGAAAAGCTGGAAAGCGCTCCCAGGGTATCCGTCCGGACCGATGATGTACTGCCTCCCATCTTCCAGTCGCCGGAGGACTATGCGGCCTGGAAAAAGGCCAAGGAAGCAGACTTCATCCAGCTGACTCCCCTGACGGCAGATACGGACGAAGTGTACGTGGGCATCGACTCCGGTTCCACCACCACCAAGCTGGTGGTCACCAATCCCAAAGACGAGATCCTGTTCACCCATTACGGTCCCAACAACGGCAACCCCATCGGTGCCGTCCAGGAGGCCTTCGAGGCCTTCTACGCAGAATGCCTGAAAGTGGGGGCCAACCCCAAAATCCTGGGCAGCTGCTCCACAGGCTACGGGGAAGATCTGATCAAGGCTGCCTTCGGCCTGAAGACCGGCATCATCGAGACCATCGCCCACTACCTGGCCGCCCGGAAAATCAACAAGGATGTCTCTTTCATCCTGGATATCGGCGGACAGGATATGAAGGCCATTTTTGTGGACCACGGTGTGCTGAACCGGATGGAACTGAACGAATCCTGTTCCTCCGGCTGCGGTACTTTCCTGGAAACCTTTGCCAAGGGCCTGAACTACAGTGTCAGTGATTTTGCCAAGCTGGCCTGCGAAGCCAAGGAACCCTGCGACCTGGGTACCCGCTGCACCGTGTTCATGAACTCCAAGGTGAAGCAGAGCCTGCGGGAAGGAGTCACCATCGCCGACATCTCCGCCGGTTTGGCCTATTCCGTCATCAAGAACTGCCTGTACAAGGTACTGAAGCTGCAGAACACCCACGAACTGGGCACGGATATCGTGCTCCAGGGCGGTACCATGAAGAACGATGCCGTGGTCCGGGCCTTCGAACTGCTCACCGGCACCACTGTACACCGCAGCAACATCCCCGAGATCATGGGAGCCTATGGCTGCGCCCTGTTCGCCCGGAGCCGGGCCGAAGGGGAAGTGACCCTGGACGAGATGATCCATGTGGCCAACTATACTGACAGCCAGCTCCAGTGCCACGGCTGTGAAAACAACTGCCTGATCAAGAAATACAATTTCAGCAACGGCAGAGTGTACTTTTCCGGCAACAAATGCGAAAAGTTCTTCACCAACAACGGGGAAGACCAGAAGCCCGGGGAAAACATCTATGACTACAAATACCGGCTGCTGTTCGACCGGCCGGTGAATGAGGATGCCAAGCGGACCATCGGCATCCCCCGCTGCCTGAACATGTATGAAGACTATCCTTTCTGGCATGCCCTGTTCACCACCTGCGGCCTGAAAGTGCAGCTGTCCGATCCCTCCACCTTCAAGAACTACGAAGGCGGCATCCACGATGTGATGAGCGACAACATCTGCTTCCCGGCCAAGCTGGTCCACGGACATATCAATGACCTGATCCGCAAGCGGGTGAACCGGATCTTCATGCCCTACGTGATCTACGAACGGCAGGACGACAAGCGGCAGCTGAACAGCTACAACTGCCCGGTGGTCTCCGGGTATTCCGACGTGATCAAGAGCGTGGTGGATACGGACATTCCCATCGATTCCCCGCCCATCAACTTCCAGGATCCGAACCTGCTGAAGAAGCAGATCCGGAAATACCTGAGCTACATCGGTTTCGACCGGTTCACCGCCGACAAGGCCCTGAAAGCGGCCCTCAAAGCCCAGGATGAATACGGCAAGGCCATCAAGGCCAAAAACGAGGAAATCCTGGCAGACAGCCGGAAGAACCATCAGCTGACCATCCTGCTGGCCGGCCGGCCCTACCATACGGACCCGCTGATCCAGCACAAGCTCAGCGAATCCATTGCGGCCATGGGCATCAACGTGATCAACGAAGACCTGGTGCGGGACGACAGTTCCATCACCGTGGACGATTCCTATCTGGTGCGCCAGTGGGCCTACATCAACCGGATCTCCAAGGCCGCTGACTGGGTGGCCCGCCAGGACAACTCCGTGCACTTCATGGAAATGACCTCCTTCGGCTGCGGCCCGGATGCCTTCCTCCAGGACGAGGTACGGGGCATCCTCCAGCGCCACGGCAAGGCCCTGACCCTGCTGAAGATCGACGATGTGTCCAACATCGGATCCCTGAAGCTGCGGGTCCGCTCCATGGTGGACAGCATCCGCTACAACAGGGATGCCAAACCCAAGGAAGAACCCTTCGTACAGCCGCCCCGCTTCGAGAAGAGCATGAAGGATTACACCATCCTGTCTCCGTTCTTCACCCCGTTCATTTCGCCCCTGATTCCCTCCGTCCTGAAGAATATCGGGTACCATGTGGTGACCCTGCCGGAAAGCACCATGCAGACGGCGGACCTGGGCCTGAAATATGCCAACAACGAAGTCTGCTACCCGGCCACCCTGGTGGTGGGCGACTTCATCCGGGCCCTGCAGTCCGGCAAATATGACCCCAAAAAGACCGCCGTGGCCATCACCCAGACCGGCGGCCAGTGCCGGGCGTCCAACTACTTCGGCCTGATCAAGCATGCCCTGATCGCAGCCGGCTTCAAGGATACTCCGGTGATTTCCCTGGCCACCAGCAAGAATATCCAGAACGACCAGCCCGGGTTCGAAATCAATTGGCTGAAGATCGCCAAGATCACCATTTCTACCGTCCTGTTCTCTGACTGCCTGTCCAAATTCTTCAATGCTTCCGTAGTACGGGAGACAGTAAAGGGCAAGGCCCAGGAGCTGAAGGACAAATATCTGGAACTGGCCAAGAAAGAGATCGAAGCCAACAACTCCAACGGCCTGCTGAAACTGCTGAAGGAAGCCGCGTCGGAATTCAACGCTCTGGCCAAGCCGGATGTGCACCTGCCCCAGGTGGGGATCGTGGGCGAAATCTACCTGAAGTTCAATGCCTTTGCCCACAAGAACGTGACCGGCTGGCTCATGGAGCACGGCATCGAAGTAATGCCTCCGCTCCTGACTCCGTTCTTCATGCAGGCGTTCGTGAACCGGATCACCAACCGGAAATTCGGTCTGGAACGGCACCATATCCCCAATGTCATTGTGGATGTCATTTACATGTGGGTCACCAAACAGATCAAGAAATTCAATGAGATCGGGGAACAGTTCTCCTACTTCACCCCCATCGAGGATATCTTCGACCTGGCCAATGAGGGCAAGGCCATCATCAACATGGCTGCCCAGTTCGGCGAAGGCTGGCTGCTGCCGGCGGAAATCGTGAACTTCGCCAAACACGGCATCAACAATGTGATGAGCCTGCAGCCCTTCGGCTGTATCGCCAACCACATCATCTCCAAGGGCATCGAAAAGAAGGTCAAGGCCCTGTATCCCCAGCTGAACCTGCTGAGCCTGGACTTCGACAGCAGCGTCAGCGACGCCAACGTAGCCAACCGGCTGCTGCTGTTCGTGGAGAACATCCAGACCTCCGGCGTACCCCAGCCCAAAGCCAGGGCCGAAAAGAAGAAGGAAGGCTTCTTCGACGAAAACCTGGCCCGCCGGGAAATCATGATTTAAACAGGGCCCCTGGCCTGTTACGCGAGAGCACTGAGCTGACCCCCAATTGTTAGACCAAAAATCTAACAATTGGGGGTTAGTTTTTTTATGGCAAGACACAGCTATGAATTTAAGAAAAAAATAGTACTGGAATACTTGAACAGTGACAAAGGGTGTATTTCTATTTCACGTAAATATGGGATGGCAAGTAGCAGCCAGCTGCTAAAGTGGGCTGCTGCTTACAAGGCATTTGGAGATAATGGTCTGAAGAGATCTCGCTCTCAAAAAATATACTCTTTCAAAGAAAAACTTTCTGTGGTAGAGTCTTACTTAACAAATGAAATCTCATATCAGGAATTGGCAATTCGTGTAGGAATCAACAATCCGTCATTGATTTCCAGATGGGTCAATGAATTTAAAATTGCGGGGCCGGATGCGTTACGGTCACATAAAAAAGGTAGGAAAAAGACTTTGAGCCAATCAAAACCCAAAAAAACAGATACCCAGGTTCAACAACCGATGGTCAACATCAGTGTGGAACATGTCCAGGAGTTAGAGAATGAAAACCTTAAACTCCGAATAGAGAATGCTTTTTTAAAAGAACTGAGGAGACTGCGTTTAGAGGACGAAGCAAAAATGAGAGAGTTGCGAAAATCATCTCCAGTCTCCGAGGATCATTCAAGTTGAAAGACATTCTCTCCTATACGCAAATGCCCAAAGCAACCTATATGTACTGGCAGAAACGGTTTGACCGCGAGAATCCAGACCAGGAAGTAGAGGAGAAAATACAGGAAATCCGCAGCCAGCATAAAGATTATGGATACCGTCGCATGACCGGTGAGCTAAAGAACCAAGGGATTTGCGTGAACAAGAAGAAAGTTCAACGTATCATGCAGAAACTGAGCCTTCAGGTAACATCTTTTACCCGGAAGAGCCGTAAATACAGCTCCTATAAGGGTAAGGTAGGAACCATTGCTCCAAATAGGATACATCGTCGTTTTGAGACGAATATCCCTCACCAGAAGATTACGACCGACACTTCAGAATTCAAATACTATGAAGCAGATTCACAGGGACATTTGACTCTGCGCAAGCTTTATCTGGATCCTTTCCTGGACATGTTCAATAATGAAATCATCAGCTATGGAATAGCCAAATATCCTTCGGCTAACAGCATACTGGAAGCTCAAGCCAAAGCAATCAAAATTACTGCTGATTGTCCGTATCGAAGAACATTTCACTCCGATCAGGGCTGGGCATACCAAATGAAATTCTATACCAAAAGACTAAAAAACGAACGAATTTTTCAGAGCATGTCTCGAAAAGGCAACTGTCATGATAACGCTGTAATGGAAAACTTCTTCGGCTTACTGAAGCAGGAAATATATTACGGAGTGACCTACTACAGCTACAAAGAATTAAAAGGCGCTATCGAACGATACATCAAATACTATAACGAGCAAAGAATCAAGGAAAAACTGGGCTGGAAAAGTCCTGTTCAATACAGGCTTTCCTTGCAGGCAGCATAAAAAAGTAACGAGACGGTAAAAACCATCTCGTTAC encodes:
- a CDS encoding helix-turn-helix domain-containing protein: MARHSYEFKKKIVLEYLNSDKGCISISRKYGMASSSQLLKWAAAYKAFGDNGLKRSRSQKIYSFKEKLSVVESYLTNEISYQELAIRVGINNPSLISRWVNEFKIAGPDALRSHKKGRKKTLSQSKPKKTDTQVQQPMVNISVEHVQELENENLKLRIENAFLKELRRLRLEDEAKMRELRKSSPVSEDHSS
- a CDS encoding IS3 family transposase, with the translated sequence MSSLRGSFKLKDILSYTQMPKATYMYWQKRFDRENPDQEVEEKIQEIRSQHKDYGYRRMTGELKNQGICVNKKKVQRIMQKLSLQVTSFTRKSRKYSSYKGKVGTIAPNRIHRRFETNIPHQKITTDTSEFKYYEADSQGHLTLRKLYLDPFLDMFNNEIISYGIAKYPSANSILEAQAKAIKITADCPYRRTFHSDQGWAYQMKFYTKRLKNERIFQSMSRKGNCHDNAVMENFFGLLKQEIYYGVTYYSYKELKGAIERYIKYYNEQRIKEKLGWKSPVQYRLSLQAA
- a CDS encoding acyl-CoA dehydratase activase-related protein, with the translated sequence MSTYRVGLDIGSTTCKIVVLDNHSHMVFSRYKRHQANVAGVLREELKNLRSQIGGASLKLKITGSVGMGVAEKFDLPFVQEVIAATKFVKTKYPEAATLIDIGGEDAKIVYIKKDGSCDLRMNGNCAGGTGAFLDQMAVLLGIPIEQLNGLAEKAKHVHYIASRCGVFAKTDIQNLLAKNVSREDIAISIFHAVAVQVIATLSHGCTIEPKVLLCGGPLTFMPALRKALMDCLQIPYVNFIVPENANLIPAYGTALSASDAPSISFDQLIEKLESAPRVSVRTDDVLPPIFQSPEDYAAWKKAKEADFIQLTPLTADTDEVYVGIDSGSTTTKLVVTNPKDEILFTHYGPNNGNPIGAVQEAFEAFYAECLKVGANPKILGSCSTGYGEDLIKAAFGLKTGIIETIAHYLAARKINKDVSFILDIGGQDMKAIFVDHGVLNRMELNESCSSGCGTFLETFAKGLNYSVSDFAKLACEAKEPCDLGTRCTVFMNSKVKQSLREGVTIADISAGLAYSVIKNCLYKVLKLQNTHELGTDIVLQGGTMKNDAVVRAFELLTGTTVHRSNIPEIMGAYGCALFARSRAEGEVTLDEMIHVANYTDSQLQCHGCENNCLIKKYNFSNGRVYFSGNKCEKFFTNNGEDQKPGENIYDYKYRLLFDRPVNEDAKRTIGIPRCLNMYEDYPFWHALFTTCGLKVQLSDPSTFKNYEGGIHDVMSDNICFPAKLVHGHINDLIRKRVNRIFMPYVIYERQDDKRQLNSYNCPVVSGYSDVIKSVVDTDIPIDSPPINFQDPNLLKKQIRKYLSYIGFDRFTADKALKAALKAQDEYGKAIKAKNEEILADSRKNHQLTILLAGRPYHTDPLIQHKLSESIAAMGINVINEDLVRDDSSITVDDSYLVRQWAYINRISKAADWVARQDNSVHFMEMTSFGCGPDAFLQDEVRGILQRHGKALTLLKIDDVSNIGSLKLRVRSMVDSIRYNRDAKPKEEPFVQPPRFEKSMKDYTILSPFFTPFISPLIPSVLKNIGYHVVTLPESTMQTADLGLKYANNEVCYPATLVVGDFIRALQSGKYDPKKTAVAITQTGGQCRASNYFGLIKHALIAAGFKDTPVISLATSKNIQNDQPGFEINWLKIAKITISTVLFSDCLSKFFNASVVRETVKGKAQELKDKYLELAKKEIEANNSNGLLKLLKEAASEFNALAKPDVHLPQVGIVGEIYLKFNAFAHKNVTGWLMEHGIEVMPPLLTPFFMQAFVNRITNRKFGLERHHIPNVIVDVIYMWVTKQIKKFNEIGEQFSYFTPIEDIFDLANEGKAIINMAAQFGEGWLLPAEIVNFAKHGINNVMSLQPFGCIANHIISKGIEKKVKALYPQLNLLSLDFDSSVSDANVANRLLLFVENIQTSGVPQPKARAEKKKEGFFDENLARREIMI